The Littorina saxatilis isolate snail1 linkage group LG13, US_GU_Lsax_2.0, whole genome shotgun sequence genome contains a region encoding:
- the LOC138945749 gene encoding probable elastin-binding protein EbpS, which produces MVLVVLCKQWFINMADMRRMTKAVLCGFLVVFFLSCIESKPATKEEQESNHVLRDTAGQTENIHQQNQESQDSNSENVPGQAFENVEEQNQAFQNVEEQNQAFENVEEQNQAFENVEEQNQDSENAPEHNQAFENVQEHNQDSENVPENNQAFENVQEQHQDSENAPEQHQAFENQAFADHEVAQLEAQQEEPSSNSQDNADHIVNADQPVDGVQGGLQDPERLGQEQYQAGKVEELVHGDGNVHAASHQDKAEEEGEGGGEGGGSEQFGAVEVEHLMHAQQDAHGNAPEQGKPDDAIKGEFKAGDVEQMVHGNEGEAEGQGEGHVHDSDPDAKKAQGPYKVGDIDILGKDSLNVHDPKSRDQMASAGDVSALMGVGGGGGGEEEKKEGLPTVADGEHLMHGDGGHDHDVKQLKFIKTKEDSAAQDRFQDVHGLVMHSADSDKDHDHDKDKDETIKRGKTISYKDIMALGLDEERLKGVDLKKLLLDNVQEYDDWQRDREVIPGESPEASFWEQIGELRKRYLSFGHNDGEAKDLTGSKLDPDQQRWVAGAMGEGEGADGGEDSIMHQMEILGNTAPKQDRHKHARQEQHDEYQDNRRDIADL; this is translated from the exons ATGGTGTTAGTTGTGTTGTGTAAGCAGTGGTTCATAAACATGGCCGACATGAGACGAATGACTAAAGCGGTTCTCTGTGGttttcttgttgtgtttttcttgTCCTGCATCGAATCAAAGCCTGCAACAAAAG AGGAACAGGAAAGCAACCACGTGCTTCGCGACACTGCGGGTCAGACAGAAAACATCCACCAGCAAAACCAAGAATCACAAGACTCTAACTCGGAGAACGTCCCAGGACAAGCTTTTGAGAATGTCGAAGAACAGAACCAAGCTTTTCAGAACGTCGAAGAACAGAACCAAGCTTTTGAGAACGTCGAAGAACAGAACCAAGCTTTTGAGAATGTCGAAGAACAGAACCAAGATTCTGAAAACGCCCCAGAACACAACCAAGCTTTCGAGAATGTCCAAGAACACAACCAAGATTCTGAGAACGTCCCAGAAAACAATCAAGCTTTTGAGAACGTTCAAGAACAACATCAAGATTCTGAAAATGCCCCAGAACAACATCAAGCGTTTGAGAACCAAGCTTTCGCCGATCACGAGGTTGCACAACTAGAAGCCCAGCAGGAGGAGCCGAGTTCTAACTCGCAGGACAACGCAGATCACATCGTCAATGCTGACCAGCCGGTGGACGGGGTCCAGGGCGGGCTCCAAGACCCAGAGAGGCTAGGGCAAGAGCAGTACCAGGCGGGCAAG GTAGAGGAGCTAGTGCATGGAGACGGGAACGTTCACGCTGCTTCCCACCAGGACAAggcggaggaggagggagagggcGGGGGAGAGGGTGGGGGCAGCGAGCAGTTCGGGGCGGTGGAGGTGGAACATCTCATGCACGCTCAACAGGATGCCCATGGCAATG CGCCTGAGCAGGGAAAACCAGACGACGCCATTAAAGGAGAATTCAAGGCCGGTGACGTGGAGCAGATGGTGCACGGGAACGAAGGTgaagctgaaggtcaaggtgaAGGTCACGTGCACGACTCTGACCCTGACGCTAAGAAAGCTCAAGGTCCTTACAAGGTGGGCGACATCGACATCCTCGGGAAGGACTCGCTGAACGTGCACGATCCCAAGTCACGTGACCAGATGGCGTCAGCCGGTGACGTCAGCGCTCTGATgggtgttggtggtggaggcggaggggaagaggagaagaaggaaGGATTACCGACGGTAGCGGACGGCGAGCACCTGATGCACGGGGACGGGGGACACGATCACGACGTCAAGCAACTCAAGTTCATCAAGACCAAGGAAGACTCTGCCGCCCAGGACCGCTTCCAGGACGTCCATGGCCTCGTCATGCATTCTGCAGACAGCGACAAG GACCACGACCACGACAAGGACAAGGACGAGACGATCAAGCGCGGCAAGACGATCAGCTACAAGGACATTATGGCGCTGGGACTGGACGAAGAACGCCTCAAGGGCGTGGACTTGAAAAAACTGCTGCTGGACAATGTCCAG GAGTATGACGACTGGCAGCGGGACAGGGAGGTCATCCCCGGTGAGTCACCGGAAGCCTCGTTCTGGGAGCAGATCGGGGAGCTCCGGAAACGATACCTGTCCTTCGGGCACAACGACGGCGAGGCCAAGGATCTTACGGGCAGCAAGCTTGACCCCGACCAACAGCGCTGGGTGGCCGGAGcgatgggggagggggaaggagcGGACGGGGGTGAGGATAGTATCATGCACCAGATGGAGATTCTGGGGAACACTGCTCCCAAACAGGACCGTCACAAGCACGCCAGGCAAGAGCAACACGACGAATACCAGGACAACCGCAGAGACATTGCGGACTTGTGA